The DNA sequence ACCTATGGAGTATTATCCCCAGTTTCCCGGGGTTATGCTCCACCTTAGGGTAGGTTATCCACGTGTTACTGAGCAGTCCGCCGAGGGTCTGAACCCTCTCGACTCGCATGGCTTAATCGAACCCCGATAGCAGTGGCCTCTGGCAGGATCAACCAGAATTGTTTTTGAAGTAGCTTCATGCAAGATTCTTGCATTCAGTGGTCTTCGGCACACATGCCTTATCGGCTTTATATTTGGAACCATTTCTGCTCATCATCGTGATGATGGCATTCCATGGTAAAAGGAATTAGCGGTTACTAAACAGATTTCCGCATTGCCAGTGCCAACGTCAGAACCGACACTCCCCACCGGAGCGGTTTCGGTTCCCCATCAAAACATCGGATTACAATATTAGTTTCGAGAGGTAATAAACCCATCGAAACCGCTTGCATCCGACGCCGGAAGCCTTCCTGCAGAGCGGCGATTGCCACCCTGCAGAGGTATTTCCTTTGTAGTGCTAATGGCGTATTTCGGGCACCGTTTTTTCAACGGAGCATTTTGCACCCGTTTTGTGCCCGAACCATTCGACCTAACAAGGTTGTCTTCAGAGGATATAAACCCTTCGAATCGTTTTGTTCGGCCGACGTCCGCACCCGGAGAACCGGACAGACATCCGGTTTCGCGGTTGCGGTTCGCCACGATTGCAATGTTCGTTCTTGGCGCGGATACGCACAAACGGAGCGCGTTGCGCCCGTTTTCGTCCCGAACCATTCGACCTAACAACATGGTATCCGGAGTGATATAAAGGTTGCTTTCCAGAGCCCCGATATGCCCCCTTCAGACGAAAAAAAGGCGGAAGCCACCATGCAGATAACCACAATTTACTCATTTTTCTCACCTACGCGCAGATCAGGCACAAAAAAATCAGCGCGGGTCATTCCCAAAGCGCATGGAAAACAAAGAAAATATTGGAAATATCTTACCTGCGCCGGGACGCAAGTTCATCCAGGACGTCCTCAAGCCTTACATCCCCGGCGCGCAGGGAAAGAAGCAGATGGAAGATGAGATCCGCAGACTCCTCCACCTTACGCCCATAATCATCGTTCTTCATCGCAAGAATGAACTCCGTCGCCTCCTCACCTACCTTCTCAAGGGACTTGTCAATGCCCTTTCGGTGGGTCAGTATACTCACCACATACGACCCCTCGGGCATCTCTTCCATTCGCTCTCCGATGACATCCCACAACTCTTCCAGTACTTCACTTCTCATATCGCACCTCTTCGACAGTCACATCCCTGATTTCCAGACCATAATATCGCTGGCAGAGGAGCCGGGCCTTTTCGATATTTGCCCCGCCTTTGCCTATGGCCACTCCCATATCTCCTCTCTTTTTCAGAACGATCTCAACGATACGGCTTTCTCCGTCGCATTCAACCCTTGCAATCTCAGCAGGCCACATGGCATGTGAGATCAGTTCCATGGGAGATATGCCCTCCTCGACCATTTCAATGCGTTTCCCCAGAGATTTCTGCAGCCGCTTGATATTTTCACCGTTTTTTCCGATTGCAATACCCATCTCACCCTTAGCTATGAGATAGATTATTCGTTCGAACGCATCATCAATGATGCAGTCAACGGGCGAAATTCGGGTCAATTGCTGAAGTTCTTCAGTATATCGCCGTTCCTTAATGTCTGGAGCAGGGTGCATTCCGGATTCGACATAGTGTTGTTTAGCATCAGTAATAACCCCTTGGCACCCTAGCGGACACATTCCAAACGATATGGCCGCCGCTTCCGGCGAACACTTTATATCTTTCATTTTTAATCTTAATGCAATGTACGGCAAAAGGGACATTCCCTTCCGGTATGAAGACGAAACAGTCCTCCTCGAGGCATCCGAGGAGAAAGGTCTCCTCAAATACAGGCGGGTAACCAGCATGAAGGACTCATTTGAGAAGACCATCATCACCTCATCGGATGCCCGCATTGTCGTCAATCCTGTAGAACCGGTTAATCTACCAAAAAAGGTAACAAATTATCTGGAAATAGAATTCCCCCCGCTGGTGATGGCCCCCAATGATCAGCGGACCATCCATCTGACCTTCCCCCTGGAGATAGGAGTCATCGTCTTTGGCAACAAGGATATGAAGGCCATAGACATCTTTTCCTACTGCCCTCAGAAATATTCGCTCTACGGTCCGGCGGGAGGGGGGCTGATTACCAAATGGCACCGGAGTGACCTTTATCAGGATCTTCCCGTCACCGATCGTCTCTGTGAAGGGATCCTCAATCTGCGCATCCAGAACAAGACCAGCGAATGGCAGAACGTCTCCCGGGTCGTCCTGGATGGATATGCAATGAAGATCTATTTCAGCAGCGAAGCAGTCAGAATGTTCGCACGGATGAAACTGATGACCTCCACCATTGCAGAAACCGAATTCCAGAGCGTTACCTCCCACCGCGATGTCCTCCAGAAATCGATCGAGCTGTATCACACGCTCAATATTCCCAAACTGAGCAGGGTATTTACCATGGAATGGGGGTTTGACTAATGTTCGAAATCAACAGCAGCGCCATTATGGAATCGACGTTCTATGGGTCGGTGACATTCGGACAGATCATCACATTTTTTGCAGTCCTCATAATCGCCATCATCATCGCCAAGTTTGTGACCATTAATCTTGAACGGGGGCTCAAGGACAAGGTCAGCAAAAACCACCTGAACCTCGTCTCGAAGATATTTTA is a window from the Methanovulcanius yangii genome containing:
- the hisE gene encoding phosphoribosyl-ATP diphosphatase, which translates into the protein MRSEVLEELWDVIGERMEEMPEGSYVVSILTHRKGIDKSLEKVGEEATEFILAMKNDDYGRKVEESADLIFHLLLSLRAGDVRLEDVLDELASRRR
- a CDS encoding NusA-like transcription termination signal-binding factor, producing the protein MKDIKCSPEAAAISFGMCPLGCQGVITDAKQHYVESGMHPAPDIKERRYTEELQQLTRISPVDCIIDDAFERIIYLIAKGEMGIAIGKNGENIKRLQKSLGKRIEMVEEGISPMELISHAMWPAEIARVECDGESRIVEIVLKKRGDMGVAIGKGGANIEKARLLCQRYYGLEIRDVTVEEVRYEK
- a CDS encoding DUF432 domain-containing protein, with amino-acid sequence MYGKRDIPFRYEDETVLLEASEEKGLLKYRRVTSMKDSFEKTIITSSDARIVVNPVEPVNLPKKVTNYLEIEFPPLVMAPNDQRTIHLTFPLEIGVIVFGNKDMKAIDIFSYCPQKYSLYGPAGGGLITKWHRSDLYQDLPVTDRLCEGILNLRIQNKTSEWQNVSRVVLDGYAMKIYFSSEAVRMFARMKLMTSTIAETEFQSVTSHRDVLQKSIELYHTLNIPKLSRVFTMEWGFD